Genomic DNA from Pseudomonadota bacterium:
AGTTTCAATAGACTACTTGATTGAAGGTAACATTGTTGAACCTTTCTATGTGGGTATAGAGTTTAATTTCTCATTTTTGGGAAGTGGTGGTGAAAGGTATATGGAAACTGAACATGGAAGGTTACCCCTCACAAGTAAAGAGATTTTAAAACCTTCTCGCAGCGTGTTACTCCATGACCCATATCAAAATGTTAAAGTTATACTGGAGCTGGATATACCTACTTATATATGGACATTTCCGGTAGAAGTTGTTTCCCTGTCGGAAAATGGTTTTGAAAAGAACTACCAGAGCACAATGCTCATGCCTCTCTGGGATATAGACCTAATGGGCGGGGTAAAAAAAATACAAATGAAACTCTATCTTCATGGTATCAGTAGTAATAACAACTCACAATAGAAGGGCTTATTTAAAACAAGCCGTTCTTTCTGTATTAGATCAGGACTATAAAGACAAAGAAGTTATAGTAGTTGATGATGGTTCCACTGATAATTCCCTTGAGGAGATTAAAGGGTTGCCGGTCCGGTATGTATGGAAGTTAAACGGGGGCATAAGCAGTGCCCGCAATACAGGCATAAGGGTTTCAAACGGTGAGTATATAGCATTTCTTGATGTGGATGATTTATGGAAAAAAGGCAAACTCTCAAAACAGATGGAATTGATGGAGAAGCAGGATGTCTTAATCTCATACACAGATGAAATCTGGATAAGGAATGGAAGGAGATTAAATCAAAAATTGAGGCATAAAAAATACTCAGGCTATATCTTTGAACAATGCCTGCCTCTTTGTATAATAAGCCCATCCTCTGCGTTAATCAAAAGAGAGGTATTCGAGAGAATAGGCCTTTTTGATGAATCTTTACCTGTGTGCGAGGATTACGATATGTGGTTGAGGATTTCCTCTCAATATCCAATACTATTTATAGAAAAACCTTTGATTGTAAAAAGGGGAGGGCATGAAGACCAACTTTCAAAAAAATATGAAGCTATCGATCGATTCAGGATACAAAGCCTGGTTAAGATACTGAGTAGTAATACACTGGATAAAGATAATAGGGTAAAGGCTGTGGCGGAATTAAAGAAAAAATGCCAGATTTATATAAAGGGGGCACAAAAAAGAGGAAGGATGGAAGAAGCAGAATATTACATCAAACTTTTAGAGGTAGTGAACAGTGAACAGTTATATTTGGGAGTTTTAAAAAGGGGGGAGAAATGGACGGGATGAGAAAGGCAAAAATAGTTTGCACAATAGGACCTGTAACAAGTAGTGAAAAGGGCATAGAGGCGCTTATTGCAAGTGGCATGGATGTGGCGAGATTGAACTTCTCCCACAGCGACCATAATTTTCATGGTGATGTAATCAATAAGATTAGAAAAGTTTCTGATAAACTTCAAAAACATGTTTCAATTCTTCAGGATCTTCAAGGCATCAAGATAAGGGTAGGGGAGCTTTCAGGAGGGAAGGTCAACCTAATTAAGGGAGAAAAGCTTACAATTCGGCAGGGTAATGTAAGGGGAGACGAAAAGAACATATTTATAACTTTCCCATCATTGATAGAGGATGCAAAGATTGGAGATACTGTTCTTTTAGATGATGGACTTATCCGACTTGAGGTTTTAAAAAAGGAAAAGGATTCATTGATAACTACTATCATTGAAGGAGGGGTACTGAAAGAGAAAAAAGGCGTCAATCTTCCGCATATGAAGGTGAGAGGGGGGTCTTTTACTGAAAAGGATAAAAAGGATCTTGAGTTTGGTATAAAGATGGGTGTTGACTACGTAGCATTATCATTTGTGAG
This window encodes:
- a CDS encoding glycosyltransferase: MVSVVITTHNRRAYLKQAVLSVLDQDYKDKEVIVVDDGSTDNSLEEIKGLPVRYVWKLNGGISSARNTGIRVSNGEYIAFLDVDDLWKKGKLSKQMELMEKQDVLISYTDEIWIRNGRRLNQKLRHKKYSGYIFEQCLPLCIISPSSALIKREVFERIGLFDESLPVCEDYDMWLRISSQYPILFIEKPLIVKRGGHEDQLSKKYEAIDRFRIQSLVKILSSNTLDKDNRVKAVAELKKKCQIYIKGAQKRGRMEEAEYYIKLLEVVNSEQLYLGVLKRGEKWTG